One part of the Phacochoerus africanus isolate WHEZ1 chromosome 7, ROS_Pafr_v1, whole genome shotgun sequence genome encodes these proteins:
- the TMEM52B gene encoding transmembrane protein 52B — protein MELKMPGWKGRGKPQRTAAQGSERRERRREREGKPDLLLRKVSLLKSCRSRRQTWHRPRKGGSGHPVPDLGKRESSPMGIQAPALMTSALVYFIQLPWARCEENCVSPEHCLTTDWVHLWYIWLLVVVGALLLLCGLTSVCFRCCLSRQQNEEEGRPPYEVTVIAFDHDSTLQSTITSLQSAFGPAARRILAVAHSPGSLSQLSTSLDTLPGYEEALHMTRFTVSRCGQKAPDLPPVPEEKQLPPVHKETPEHSPN, from the exons ATGGAACTAAAGATGCCAGgatggaaggggagaggaaaaccACAGAGAACAGCAGCCCAAGGgagtgagaggagagaaagaaggagggagagagaaggaaaacctGATCTATTGCTGAGAAAAGTTTCTCTCCTTAAGTCCTGTAGGTCAAGAAGACAGACATGGCACAGACCACGGAAAGGAGGCAGTGGACACCCAGTGCCTGATCTGGGGAAAAGGGAATCCAGCCCAATGGGCATTCAAGCTCCAGCCCTGATGACCTCTGCCCTGGTGTATTTCATCCAG CTTCCTTGGGCAAGATGTGAGGAGAACTGTGTCAGTCCTGAACA TTGCCTGACCACGGATTGGGTACATCTCTGGTACATATG GTTGCTGGTGGTCGTGGGCGCATTGCTTCTGCTGTGTGGCCTGACTTCTGTGTGCTTCCGCTGCTGTCTCAGTCGTCAGCAAAATGAAGAGGAGGGCCGACCCCCCTATGAAGTGACCGTCATCGCTTTTGACCATGACAGCACTCTGCAAAGCACCATCACTT cCCTGCAGTCAGCGTTTGGTCCTGCAGCTCGAAGAATCCTAGCAGTGGCTCACTCCCCCGGCTCCCTCAGCCAGCTGTCCACCTCCTTGGACACCCTCCCAGGGTATGAAGAAGCCCTTCACATGACTCGCTTCACTGTTTCAAGGTGTGGGCAGAAGGCACCTGATCTACCCCCGGTGCCAGAAGAAAAGCAGCTGCCTCCGGTGCACAAGGAGACCCCAGAACACTCCCCAAactga